A genomic window from Balaenoptera acutorostrata chromosome 20, mBalAcu1.1, whole genome shotgun sequence includes:
- the MPRIP gene encoding myosin phosphatase Rho-interacting protein isoform X1, with protein MSAAKENPCRKFQANIFNKSKCQNCFKPRESHLLNDEDLTQAKPIYGGWLLLAPDGTDFDNPVHRSRKWQRRFFILYEHGLLRYALDEMPTTLPQGTINMNQCTDVVDGEGRTGQKFSLCILTPEKEHFIRAETKEIISGWLEMLTVYPRTNKQNQKKKRKVEPPTPQEPGPAKVAVTSSSSSIPSAEKVPTTKSTLWQEEMRAKDQPDGSSLSPAQSPSQSQPPVAGTLREPGLESRDEEGTTGSERADCGRKVRVESGYFSLEKTKQDVKAEEQLPPPLSPPSPGTPPNRYSGSGPPSRELGRPLPPPGPQPSGRTVCSGSFSSLDTARRPPAHVDSGSAGGRGAERPGRASAFKASRQYATLADVPKAIRISHREAFQVERRRLERRTRARSPGREEVARLFGNERRRSQVIEKFEALDIEKAEHMETNASAGPSLSSDTRQGRSEKRAFPRKRDLPSEAPLPDASASPLSPQRRAKSLDRRSTEPSLTPDLLNFKKGWLTRQYEDGQWKKHWFVLADQSLRFYRDSVAEEAADLDGEIELSTCYDVTEYPVQRNYGFQIHTKEGAFTLSAMTSGIRRNWIQTIMKHVHPVSAPDVTSSLPQGKDRSSSPSETRLREKQDGEPGEPDPEQKRSRARERRREGRSKTFDWAEFRPIQQALAQERAGAPGPATPRPEAEPGELERERARRREERRKRFGAVDAADGPSIDDTALRMEVDRGPGPPATADLRTQNVHVEIEQRWHQVETTPLREEKQVPIAPLHLSSSEDGSDRLSTPELTSVLEKELEQSQKEASDLLEQNRLLQDQLRVALGREQSAREGYVLQTEVATSPSGAWQRLHRVNQDLHGELEAQCQRQELITRQIQALKRSYGEAKDAIRHHEAEIRSLQARLGNAAAELTIKEQALAKLQGELKLEKDKVREQLEERQHSEAALSAQLRASERKLQSAEALLLGRTQELRDLQRQQALQRDRQKEVQRLQERIADLSQQLSASERAQRLMEEKLQRNYELLLGSCEREKRELLQSLKEAEDRASAFEDRLQDHEQQMEVLQKEKLSAKSEGSEAVRRLEEQLERKEASIQKLAEHVQSLRDERDLTRQRFQELMGRVTSSDGDVAALQEKLKGREADYQSLEHSYRRVASQLQGAHTRLQEKEEELRRIQDAHAQALERKERDLQDVLVKTAALGSSLEETGVKPQAKEEIVRQFARESSEDAEEPRSSLEEAEEEDGAARSGPQLQAAGAPPGAALGEGHRDSSPRREESPVPPRSEASDREGHLQSTSKPDQGAPGLKRQRIRFSTIQCQKYTHPDGSERTWASSTSSDTSQDRSPSEESMSSEATPGSLPATSDSDTYLSIIHSLETKLYVTEEKLKDVTVKLESHQGQSQEALLALHQQWAGTEAQLRERLRASLLQVAALASQLEQERQARAEVVENHVEELGDFQVKNSQALACLESCREQLRSLPGDAGAGLLAGLESLLVGAIQALCHQPAPPGEAGFLEEEKAASRQPAHLPEPSEQEQLQLLSDQIALEATLIGQIADSLRNTSSDVSHVLLEVSQSGKWPLESESAVACPGAPVDAWAKKVLVDGEFWSQVESLSRHLETLGAEAASASGGGQPSAPPAPVPALADATWVRAELSVAVHSVRGSLHRRLQSIQETLQGTQAALQQHKRMLGEILGAYQTPDFERVMLQVSETLQLPAGAGDGVQVSWTGSPPEEVPSHQDPAGSPALCPLSSQSSGALVAIQEELALQLKDKASLLGEISATLTSLLSVEAVRDCQKLLQASRHLSRSACLGGLGQYSSLLVQDAIIQAQVCYTACRIRLEYEKELRGYRESWSGSGASCQGQEQAVGALREEYEELLRKQKSEYLEVIAAIERENAELKTKVAQLDQQQRRPEEGQRERGESLAAPRGWSEEWEASCTGERLSQAEGAPQAVRGSVLSRLEAVAGDRQDLERQPVGQVQTLEDKFQLKIRELQAIHEEELRALQQHYSQTLRCLQETLHHYRGRPPAAPPAHGPPSPSRPAEAGADSVMGLKERVQELEAQVDVLREALEHKDLAGGAASLREERQRDFESLKATCERGFAAMEETHQKKIEDLQRQHQRELEKLREEKDRLLAEETAATISAIEAMKNAHREEMERELEKSQRSQISSVNADIEALRRQYLEELQSVQRELEVLSEQYSQKCLENAHLAQALEAERQALRQCQRENQELNAHNQELNNRLAAEISRLRTLLTGDAGGEAAGSPLTQGKDAYELEVLLRVKESEIQYLKQEISSLKDELQTALRDKKYASDKYKDIYTELSIVRAKADCDISRLKEQLKAATEALGEKSPENTPVSGYDIMKSKSNPDFLKKDRSCVSRQLRSIRSKSLKEGLTVQDCLKLFESRNLERD; from the exons GAGCCAGGGCCGGCCAAGGTGGCtgtcaccagcagcagcagcagcatccccAGTGCCGAGAAGGTGCCCACCACCAAGTCCACCCTCTGGCAGGAAGAAATGAGGGCCAAGGACCAGCCCGACGGGAGCAGCCTGAGTCCGGCTCAGAGTCCCAGCCAGAGCCAGCCTCCTGTGGCCGGCACCCTGAGGGAGCCAGGGCTGGAGAGCAGAGATG AGGAGGGCACCACAGGCAGCGAGCGTGCGGACTGTGGCCGCAAAGTCCGGGTGGAGAGCGGCTACTTCTCGCTGGAGAAGACCAAGCAGGACGTGAAGGCCGAGGAGCAGCTGCCGCCGCCgctctccccacccagccccggCACTCCCCCTAACAGGTACAGTGGCTCCGGCCCGCCCTCCCGGGAGCTTGGccgcccccttcctcccccaggtCCTCAGCCCTCTGGCCGAACCGTCTGCAGTGGCTCCTTCAGCTCCCTGGACACAGCCCGCCGGCCCCCTGCCCACGTGGACTCCGGCAGCGCTGGGGGGCGGGGTGCAGAGAGACCGGGGCGCGCCTCTGCCTTTAAAGCCAGCAGGCAGTATGCCACCCTGGCCGACGTCCCTAAGGCCATCAGGATCAGCCACCGAGAAGCTTTCCAGGTGGAGAGAAGGCGGCTGGAGCGTAGGACCCGGGCCCGAAGCCCTGGGAGGGAAGAGGTGGCCCGTCTGTTTGGCAACGAGCGGAG GAGGTCCCAGGTAATAGAGAAATTTGAGGCCTTGGACATTGAGAAGGCAGAGCACATGGAGACCAACGCATCAGCCGGGCCCTCGCTGTCAAGCGACACTCGCCAGGGCCGGAGCGAGAAGAGGGCCTTCCCCCGGAAGCGG GACCTCCCCAGCGAAGCTCCTCTCCCGGACGCCTCGGCCTCCCCCCTGTCTCCACAGCGAAGAGCCAAGTCACTGGACAGGAGGTCCACGGAGCCCTCCCTGACG cCCGACCTGCTGAACTTCAAGAAAGGCTGGCTGACCAGGCAGTATGAGGATGGCCAG tGGAAGAAACACTGGTTTGTCCTTGCTGATCAAAGCCTGAGGTTCTACAGGGACTCGGTGGCTGAGGAG GCGGCCGACTTGGATGGGGAGATCGAGTTGTCTACATGTTACGATGTCACAGAGTACCCAGTGCAGAGAAACTATGGCTTCCAGATCCAT ACAAAGGAGGGCGCCTTCACCCTCTCCGCTATGACGTCTGGAATCCGGCGGAATTGGATCCAGACCATCATGAAGCACGTCCACCCGGTCTCTGCCCCAGACGTGACAAG CTCGCTGCCGCAGGGCAAAGACCGGAGCAGCTCCCCCTCGGAGACGAGGCTGCGGGAGAAGCAGGACGGGGAGCCCGGGGAGCCAGACCCCGAGCAGAAGCGGAGCCGGGCCCGTGAGCGCAGGCGGGAGGGCCGCTCCAAGACCTTCGACTGGGCCGAGTTCCGCCCCATCCAGCAGGCCCTGGCCCAGGAGAGAGCCGGCGCCCCGGGGCCTGCCACCCCCCGGCCCGAGGCGGAGCCCGGCGAGCTGGAGAGGGAGCGTGCGCGGCGGCGGGAGGAACGGCGCAAGCGCTTTGGGGCGGTGGACGCGGCCGACGGGCCCAGCATCGACGACACGGCCCTGCGCATGGAGGTCGACCGGGGCCCGGGGCCGCCCGCGACCGCCGACCTCAGGACCCAGAACGTGCACGTGGAGATCGAGCAGCGGTGGCATCAGGTGGAGACCACCCCCCTCCGGGAGGAGAAGCAAGTGCCCATCGCCCCCCTGCATTTGTCCTCCTCCGAGGATGGAAGCGACCGACTGTCCACTCCCGAGCTGACCTCTGTGCTGGAGAAGGAG TTGGAGCAGAGCCAGAAGGAGGCCTCAGACCTTCTAGAGCAGAACCGGCTGCTGCAGGACCAGCTGAGGGTGGCTCTGGGCCGGGAGCAGAGCGCCCGGGAGGGCTATGTGCTGCAG ACTGAAGTGGCCACCTCCCCGTCCGGCGCCTGGCAGAGGCTCCACAGAGTCAACCAGGATCTGCACGGCGAGCTGGAGGCCCAGTGCCAGCGCCAGGAGCTCATCACGCGGCAGATCCAGGCCCTGAAGCGCAGCTACGGGGAGGCCAAGGACGCGATCCGGCACCACGAGGCCGAGATCCGGAGCCTCCAGGCGCGGCTTGGCAATGCCGCCGCCGAGCTCACCATCAAGGAGCAGGCGCTGGCCAAGCTCCAGGGCGAGCTGAAGCTGGAGAAGGACAAGGTCCGCGAGCAGCTGGAGGAGCGGCAGCACAGCGAAGCCGCGCTCAGCGCCCAGCTGCGCGCCAGCGAGCGGAAGCTCCAGAGCGCGGAGGCCCTGCTGCTGGGGAGGACGCAGGAGCTGCGGGACCTGCAGAGGCAGCAGGCGCTGCAGCGGGACCGCCAGAAGGAAGTGCAGCGGCTGCAGGAGCGCATCGCCGACCTCAGCCAGCAGCTCAGCGCCAGTGAGCGGGCCCAGAGGCTGATGGAGGAGAAGCTGCAGCGGAACTACGAGCTGCTGCTGGGGAGCTGTGAGCGGGAGAAGCGGGAGCTTCTGCAGAGCCTGAAGGAGGCGGAGGACAGGGCCAGCGCCTTCGAGGACCGGCTGCAGGACCACGAGCAGCAGATGGAGGTCCTGCAGAAGGAGAAGCTGAGCGCCAAGTCCGAGGGCAGCGAGGCAGTGCGCCGGCTGGAGGAGCagctggagaggaaggaggccAGCATCCAGAAGCTGGCCGAGCACGTCCAGAGCCTCCGAGACGAGCGGGACCTGACCCGGCAGCGCTTCCAAGAGCTGATGGGCCGCGTCACCTCGTCCGACGGGGACGTGGCTGCGCTGCAGGAGAAGCTGAAGGGGAGGGAGGCCGACTACCAAAGCCTGGAGCACTCCTACAGGAGGGTGGCCAGCCAGCTCCAGGGCGCGCACACGCGGCtccaggagaaggaggaggagctgaGGCGCATCCAGGACGCTCACGCGCAGGCGCTCGAGAGGAAAGAGCGGGATCTCCAGGATGTGCTGGTTAAGACGGCTGCCTTGGGGAGCAGCTTAGAGGAAACAGGAGTGAAGCCCCAGGCAAAGGAAGAGATCGTAAGGCAGTTTGCCAGGGAGTCCTCAGAGGACGCCGAGGAGCCACGGAGCTCCTTGGAAGAAGCCGAGGAGGAGGACGGTGCCGCACGTTCGGGCCCGCAGCTCCAGGCTGCCGGCGCACCTCCGGGggctgccctgggggaggggcacagggacagcagccccaggagagaAGAGAGCCCAGTGCCCCCAAGGTCGGAAGCGTCCGACAGGGAGGGACACCTGCAGAGCACCTCAAAACCCGACCAGGGAGCACCCGGCCTTAAGAGGCAAAGAATCCGGTTCTCCACAATCCAGTGCCAAAAGTACACCCACCCTGACGGGTCTGAGAGGACCTGGGCCAGCAGCACATCCTCTGACACCAGTCAGGACCGCTCGCCCTCGGAGGAAAGCATGTCGTCGGAGGCCACCCCCGGCTCGCTCCCAGCGACCAGCGACTCGGACACCTACCTTTCCATCATCCACTCCCTGGAGACCAAGCTCTACGTCACCGAGGAGAAGCTCAAAGACGTGACGGTGAAGCTGGAGAGCCATCAGGGCCAGAGCCAGGAGGCCCTGCTGGCTCTGCACCAGCAGTGGGCTGGCACCGAGGCGCAGCTGCGCGAGCGGCTCCGTGCCAGCCTGCTCCAGGTCGCCGCGCTGGCCTCCCAGCTGGAGCAGGAGAGACAGGCGAGGGCGGAGGTGGTTGAGAACCACGTCGAGGAGCTCGGTGACTTCCAGGTGAAAAACAGCCAGGCCCTGGCTTGCCTGGAAAGCTGCCGAGAACAGCTGCGGTCTCTGCCGGGTGACGCAGGGGCGGGGCTCCTGGCCGGCCTGGAGAGCTTGCTGGTCGGCGCCATCCAGGCCCTGTGTCACCAGCCGGCTCCCCCAGGGGAGGCGGGCTTCTTGGAGGAAGAGAAAGCGGCCTCACGGCAGCCAGCACACCTGCCGGAGCCAAGCGAGCAGGAACAGCTCCAGCTCCTTTCTGATCAGATAGCCCTGGAGGCCACGCTGATAGGCCAGATAGCAGACTCGCTGAGGAACACAAGCTCGGATGTCTCGCACGTGCTCCTCGAGGTCTCTCAGTCCGGAAAGTGGCCGCTGGAGTCCGAAAGTGCCGTGGCCTGTCCTGGGGCCCCAGTGGATGCCTGGGCCAAGAAGGTGCTGGTGGATGGAGAGTTCTGGAGCCAGGTCGAGTCCCTGAGCCGGCACCTGGAGACGCTGGGCGCAGAGGCAGCCAGTGCCTCGGGAGGTGGGCAGCCGAGCGCCCCGCCAGCCCCGGTCCCCGCCCTGGCCGACGCCACGTGGGTCAGGGCGGAGCTCAGCGTCGCCGTGCATTCGGTGAGGGGGTCCCTCCACCGCAGGCTGCAGAGCATCCAGGAGACCCTCCAGGGCACACAGGCAGCCCTGCAGCAGCACAAGCGCATGCTGGGGGAGATCCTAGGGGCCTACCAGACACCCGACTTCGAGAGAGTGATGCTGCAGGTCTCGGAAACCCTCCAGCTTCCAGCAGGTGCTGGAGATGGTGTCCAGGTGTCCTGGACTGGGAGCCCGCCGGAAGAAGTACCGAGTCATCAGGACCCAGCTGGCTCGCCGGCTCTCTGTCCCTTGTCCAGCCAGAGCTCTGGGGCCTTGGTTGCTATTCAGGAAGAGCTCGCCCTGCAGCTTAAAGATAAGGCCAGTCTGTTGGGAGAGATTTCTGCCACTTTAACCTCACTTCTCTCTGTGGAGGCAGTGCGAGACTGTCAGAAGCTTCTCCAGGCATCCCGGCATCTCTCCCGTAGCGCTTGCCTGGGAGGCCTCGGCCAGTATTCTTCCTTATTAGTTCAAGATGCGATTATTCAGGCTCAGGTGTGTTATACAGCCTGCAGGATCCGGCTGGAGTATGAAAAGGAGCTCCGGGGCTACAGGGAGTCCTGGTCGGGCAGTGGGGCCTCCTGTCAGGGGCAGGAGCAAGCGGTGGGGGCCCTGAGGGAGGAGTACGAGGAGCTTCTCCGCAAGCAGAAGAGCGAATACCTGGAGGTGATCGCCGCCATTGAACGGGAGAACGCGGAGCTCAAGACCAAGGTCGCCCAGCTCGACCAGCAGCAGAGGCGTCCGGAAGAGGGGCAGCGTGAGCGCGGCGAGAGCCTGGCTGCCCCACGAGGGTGGTCTGAGGAGTGGGAGGCCAGCTGCACAGGGGAGCGGCTGAGCCAGGCGGAGGGTGCGCCGCAGGCTGTGCGCGGCAGTGTCCTGAGCCGGCTCGAGGCCGTGGCTGGGGACAGGCAGGACCTGGAGAGGCAGCCTGTGGGCCAGGTGCAGACCCTGGAGGACAAGTTCCAGCTCAAGATCAGGGAGCTGCAGGCCATCCACGAGGAGGAGCTGCGGGCCCTGCAGCAGCACTACTCTCAGACGCTGCGGTGCCTGCAGGAGACCCTGCACCACTACCGGGGGCGGCCCCCTGCCGCGCCACCAGCCCACGGACCCCCGTCCCCCAGCCGGCCAGCTGAGGCGGGGGCCGACTCCGTGATGGGGTTGAAGGAGCGCGTCCAGGAGTTGGAGGCCCAGGTGGACGTCCTGCGGGAAGCGCTGGAGCACAAGGACCTGGCGGGTGGCGCGGCCTCACTGCGGGAAGAGCGCCAGAGGGACTTTGAGAGCCTCAAG GCCACGTGCGAGCGAGGGTTTGCAGCCATGGAAGAAACACACCAGAAGAAGATCGAAGACCTGCAGAGGCAGCACCAGCGGGAACTGGAGAAACTGCGGGAGGAGAAAGACCGCCTCCTGGCTGAGGAGACCGCGGCCACCATCTCAG CCATCGAAGCCATGAAGAATGCCCACCGTGAGGAGATGGAACGGGAGCTGGAGAAGAGCCAGCGGTCCCAGATCAGCAGTGTCAACGCGGACATCGAGGCCCTGCGGCGGCAGTACCT GGAGGAGCTGCAGTCTGTGCAGCGCGAGCTGGAGGTCCTCTCTGAGCAGTACTCGCAGAAGTGCCTGGAGAACGCCCACCTGGCCCAGGCGCTGGAGGCCGAGCGGCAGGCCCTGCGGCAGTGCCAGCGCGAGAACCAGGAGCTCAACGCCCACAACCAG GAGCTGAACAACCGCCTGGCTGCCGAAATCTCACGGCTACGGACGCTGCTGACCGGGGATGCCGGTGGCGAGGCCGCTGGGTCACCTCTCACGCAGGGCAAGGACGCCTATGAGTTAGAG gtCTTATTGCGGGTCAAGGAATCAGAAATTCAGTACCTGAAACAGGAGATCAGCTCCCTCAAGGATGAGCTACAGACGGCGCTGCGG GACAAGAAGTACGCTAGTGACAAGTACAAGGACATCTACACAGAGCTCAGCATCGTGAGGGCGAAGGCCGACTGTGACATCAGCAGGCTGAAGGAGCAGCTGAAAGCCGCGACCGAAGCACTGGGTGAAAAGTCACCGGAAAACACCCCCGTGTCCGGATACG ATATAATGAAGTCGAAAAGCAACCCTGACTTCTTGAAGAAAGACAGATCCTGTGTCAGCCGACAGCTCAGAAGCATCAGGTCCAAG AGTCTGAAGGAGGGCCTGACGGTGCAAGATTGCCTGAAGCTCTTTGAGTCCAGGAACCTGGAGCGCGACTAG